In the genome of Drosophila yakuba strain Tai18E2 chromosome 3R, Prin_Dyak_Tai18E2_2.1, whole genome shotgun sequence, one region contains:
- the LOC6535921 gene encoding uncharacterized protein LOC6535921 translates to MFKVLFVLAAFAASQANAHPGVVAVAPVVAHPAVVHTPIIHHGAHSVHSHVVHHPAAVKVITPVVHKPVVAVHAVRPVVPLVPVHHAAPAVVVHH, encoded by the exons ATGTTCAAAGTT CTGTTCGTTCTCGCCGCCTTCGCCGCCTCCCAGGCTAACGCGCATCCCGGAGTGGTGGCCGTGGCACCCGTGGTGGCGCACCCGGCGGTGGTCCACACGCCCATCATCCATCATGGAGCCCACTCGGTGCACTC CCATGTTGTTCATCATCCGGCAGCCGTCAAGGTCATCACCCCCGTCGTTCACAAGCCCGTGGTGGCGGTGCATGCCGTCAGGCCGGTGGTTCCCCTGGTTCCAGTGCATCATGCCGCCCCCGCTGTCGTCGTGCATCATTAA
- the LOC26536068 gene encoding neuropeptide SIFamide receptor, which translates to MMAASGRIRKRKHKSHTSGDVPTTTTSVPMPISTTAPGKTVAETMEEAALAGDYNNFTHNFVDFQNLLSFNELNGTSSSGGGGGVGGSSAISSLSASSAIKLNNGAITDTLLGTVLTTATATVAPAASSLLATLAATTTASARGSLAGKSLAIADATSSTYYSNLLNLSPATTSLISAAAATKSYNDSALRWEQLDGNVDFGFDPLYRHSLAMSMVYCVAYIVVFLVGLIGNSFVIAVVLRAPRMRTVTNYFIVNLAIADILVIVFCLPATLIGNIFVPWMLGWLMCKFVPYIQGVSVAASVYSLIAVSLDRFIAIWWPLKQMTKRRARIMIIGIWVIALVTTIPWLLFFDLVPAEEVFSDALVSAYSQPQFLCQEVWPPGTDGNLYFLLANLVACYLLPMSLITLCYVLIWIKVSTRSIPGESKDAQMDRMQQKSKVKVIKMLVAVVILFVLSWLPLYVIFARIKFGSDISQEEFEILKKVMPVAQWLGSSNSCINPILYSVNKKYRRGFAAIIKSRSCCGRLRYYDNVAIASSTTSTRKSSHYHQNSSRKSPSSKGNAVSYIYEHNSLRRHNMMLKQDSNLSQQMLLKQDSHGSRQFLIKQESSCSDASGIRRPLCQQDSNGSKVSLSKQDSIVSYMEARRAAGHGLNDTLVDRDSVSMDVGRRQGATPSSLLDKRQKFVKQDSVISFVDQRPEQRRHQLVKQDSVISFADQRRGLLHKQDSLMANRTGDAPTHHVSILKKTDSQISYGSSTSPRRNADFYEQATLG; encoded by the exons ATGATGGCAGCCAGCGGGCGGATTCGCAAGCGAAAGCATAAAAGCCATACAAGTGGCGACGTTCCCACTACAACGACTAGTGTACCCATGCCCATTTCGACCACGGCGCCTGGAAAAACGGTCGCGGAGACAATGGAGGAAGCCGCCCTCGCCGGGGATTACAATAATTTCACGCATAATTTCGTCGATTTTCAGAACCTCTTGAGTTTCAACGAATTGAATGGCACTAGTAGCAgcggtggtggaggtggtgtAGGTGGTAGCAGTGCTATCAGCTCGTTGAGCGCATCGAGTGCCATTAAGCTGAATAACGGCGCCATTACGGACACTCTGCTTGGCACGGTTCTCACTACGGCAACGGCCACGGTGGCTCCGGCGGCCAGTTCGCTTCTAGCCACCTTGGCGGCCACCACAACAGCATCGGCGAGAGGATCGCTGGCGGGCAAGTCCTTGGCTATTGCTGACGCCACTTCATCCACCTATTACTCCAACTTGCTGAACCTATCGCCGGCCACCACCAGCTTGATCTCGGCGGCTGCGGCCACCAAGTCGTACAACGACAGTGCCCTCCGGTGGGAGCAGCTGGACGGAAACGTGGACTTCGGGTTCGACCCACTCTACCGCCACTcgctggccatgtccatggTTTACTGCGTGGCCTACATCGTCGTCTTCCTGGTTGGACTCATCGGGAATAGCTTCGTGATCGCCGTCGTCCTGCGGGCTCCTCGCATGCGGACGGTGACGAACTACTTCATTGTGAATCTG GCCATTGCGGACATCCTGGTCATTGTCTTCTGCCTGCCAGCCACTCTGATTGGCAACATCTTTGTGC CCTGGATGCTCGGATGGCTGATGTGCAAGTTTGTGCCCTACATACAAGGTGTCTCCGTGGCAGCCTCTGTCTACAGCCTGATTGCCGTTTCCCTGGACAG GTTCATTGCCATCTGGTGGCCCCTGAAGCAGATGACAAAGCGACGTGCTCGCATCATGATAATCGGCATATGGGTAATCGCGCTGGTGACCACCATCCCTTGGCTGCTCTTCTTCGACCTGGTGCCCGCCGAGGAGGTCTTCTCCGACGCCCTGGTCTCGGCCTACTCGCAGCCGCAGTTTCTCTGCCAGGAAGTTTGGCCTCCGGGCACGGATGGGAACCTGTACTTCCTGCTAGCCAACCTGGTGGCCTGCTACCTGCTGCCCATGTCCCTCATCACACTCTGCTACGTGCTCATCTGGATCAAGGTCTCCACGAGGTCCATCCCTGGCGAGTCCAAGGACGCCCAAATGGACCGCATGCAGCAAAAGAGCAAGGTGAAGGTCATCAAGATGCTGGTGGCCGTGGTGATCCTGTTTGTTTTGTCCTGGCTGCCGCTCTACGTCATCTTCGCGCGTATCAAGTTCGGCTCGGACATCTCGCAGGAGGAGTTCGAGATCCTCAAGAAGGTGATGCCGGTGGCCCAGTGGCTGGGCTCCTCGAACAGCTGCATCAATCCCATCCTCTACTCGGTGAACAAGAAGTACCGACGCGGATTCGCGGCCATCATAAAGTCGCGCAGCTGCTGCGGACGCCTCAG GTACTACGACAACGTGGCCATCGcctccagcaccaccagcacacGAAAGTCATCGCACTACCACCAGAACAGCTCGAGAAAGAGTCCGAGCAGCAAGGGCAACGCGGTGTCATACATCTACGAGCATAACTCGCTGCGGCGCCACAACATGATGCTCAAGCAGGACAGTAACCTGTCGCAGCAAATGCTGCTCAAGCAGGACTCTCACGGATCTCGTCAGTTCCTCATCAAGCAGGAGAGCTCCTGCAGCGATGCCTCCGGGATCAGGCGACCCCTCTGCCAGCAGGACAGCAATGGCTCCAAGGTGTCACTGTCCAAGCAGGACTCAATTGTGTCATACATGGAGGCTCGACGGGCGGCGGGACACGGTCTAAACGACACTCTGGTGGACAGGGATAGTGTCTCGATGGACGTTGGCCGGCGACAGGGCGCCACACCGAGCTCCCTGCTCGATAAGCGGCAGAAATTTGTGAAGCAGGACTCGGTGATCTCGTTTGTTGACCAGCGACCAGAGCAAAGGCGCCATCAGCTGGTCAAGCAGGACTCGGTCATCTCCTTCGCAGACCAGCGACGCGGACTGCTCCACAAACAGGATTCGCTCATGGCCAACCGGACGGGTGATGCACCCACCCACCACGTTTCCATTCTGAAGAAGACCGACTCGCAGATCAGCTACGGCAGTTCTACTTCTCCTCGCAGAAATGCGGATTTCTACGAGCAGGCAACATTGGGTTGA
- the LOC6535919 gene encoding farnesol dehydrogenase, giving the protein MNRWLNRVAVVTGASAGIGEACCRDLVAKGMVVVGLARREKVLQDIRSSLPADQAARFHTRPCDVSNEQQVIDTFAWIDRTLGGADVLVNNAGIIRQMNITDPENSADVRAVLDVNVLGVTWCTRQWFLSLQRRKVNDGHVVVINSVVGHSVPAVEGFSLNMYAPSKHAITALTEILRQEFIKKGTQTKITSISPGVVATEIFEVGSWEQPTGMPMLRSEDIADAVSYCIQTPPTVQIKELIIKPVGEPF; this is encoded by the exons ATGAACCGCTGGTTGAATCGCGTTGCCGTTGTAACTGGTGCCAGCGCCGGAATCGGAGAGGCCTGCTGCCGGGATCTGGTGGCCAAGGGAATGGTAGTGGTGGGCCTGGCCAGGAGGGAGAAGGTTCTGCAGGACATTAGGTCCTCCCTGCCCGCCGATCAGGCTGCTCGCTTCCACACCCGTCCCTGTGATGTCAGCAACGAGCAGCAGGTCATCGATACCTTCGCTTGGATCGATCGCACTCTGGGTGGTGCCGATGTGCTTGTCAATAATGCCGGGATCATACGTCAAATGAACATTACGGACCCGGAAAATTCCGCTGATGTGCGGGCCGTTCTGGACGTAAATGTGTTGGGAGTAACCTGGTGCACCCGCCAATGGTTCCTATCGCTGCAGCGCCGCAAGGTGAACGACGGTCATGTGGTGGTCATCAACAGTGTGGTGGGTCACTCAGTTCCGGCTGTGGAGGGCTTTAGCTTGAACATGTACGCGCCCTCCAAGCACGCGATCACAGCCTTGACCGAAATCCTGCGCCAGGAGTTTATCAAGAAGGGCACACAAACTAAGATTACG AGCATTAGCCCGGGAGTAGTGGCCACCGAAATTTTTGAAGTCGGCTCTTGGGAGCAACCCACTGGCATGCCCATGCTGCGATCGGAGGATATAGCCGATGCTGTGTCCTATTGCATCCAGACGCCCCCAACCGTTCAGATAAAGGAGCTGATTATCAAGCCGGTTGGTGAACCCTTTTGA